A genome region from Thermococcus sp. includes the following:
- the eif2g gene encoding translation initiation factor IF-2 subunit gamma produces the protein MAKKKEFRQAEVNIGMVGHVDHGKTTLTRALTGIWTDTHSEEMRRGITIKIGFADAEIRKCPSCGRYSNSPVCPYCGAETEFERRVSFIDAPGHEALMTTMLAGASLMDGAVLVIAANEGVMPQTREHLMALQIVGNRNVVIALNKIELVERETILQRYREIKEFISGTVAENAPIIPISALHGANVDVLLSAIEEIIPTPKHDLRKAPKMLVLRSFDVNKPGTPPEKLIGGVIGGSIVQGKLKVGDEIEIRPGVPYEDHGRIKYEPITTEIVSLQAGGRFVDKAYPGGLVGVGTTLDPFLTKGDLMAGNVVGKPGKLPPVRGDLRIEVHLLDRVVGTEEELRVDPIKKREVLLLNVGTARTMGLVTGLGKDEVEMKLQIPICAENGDRVAISRQVGSRWRLIGYGLIRD, from the coding sequence ATGGCAAAGAAGAAAGAGTTCAGACAGGCTGAGGTTAACATAGGGATGGTAGGTCACGTTGATCACGGTAAAACCACATTAACGAGGGCGCTCACCGGGATATGGACTGACACGCACAGTGAAGAGATGAGAAGGGGCATCACAATAAAGATCGGGTTCGCCGATGCGGAGATAAGGAAGTGTCCGAGCTGCGGCAGGTACTCCAACTCACCGGTCTGCCCGTACTGTGGCGCCGAGACTGAGTTCGAGAGGCGCGTTTCCTTCATAGACGCGCCCGGCCACGAGGCGCTCATGACAACGATGCTCGCCGGTGCCTCCCTCATGGATGGTGCGGTTCTCGTCATAGCCGCCAATGAGGGCGTCATGCCCCAGACGAGGGAACACCTCATGGCCCTGCAGATAGTCGGGAACAGAAACGTTGTCATAGCACTCAACAAAATCGAACTAGTGGAGAGGGAGACCATACTGCAAAGATACAGGGAGATAAAAGAGTTCATAAGCGGAACCGTGGCGGAAAATGCGCCGATAATCCCAATATCAGCGCTCCATGGTGCAAACGTAGACGTCCTCCTCTCGGCCATAGAGGAGATCATACCCACGCCAAAGCACGACCTCCGGAAGGCCCCCAAAATGTTGGTTCTGAGGAGCTTTGATGTAAACAAACCCGGAACACCCCCAGAAAAGCTCATTGGAGGTGTCATAGGGGGGTCAATAGTTCAGGGAAAACTCAAGGTCGGGGACGAGATCGAGATAAGGCCAGGTGTCCCCTACGAGGATCACGGCAGGATAAAGTACGAGCCGATAACCACCGAGATAGTCTCCCTCCAGGCCGGCGGAAGGTTCGTCGACAAGGCTTACCCCGGCGGATTGGTTGGCGTTGGAACGACTCTTGACCCGTTCCTAACAAAGGGCGACCTGATGGCCGGAAACGTCGTTGGAAAACCCGGCAAACTGCCGCCCGTCAGGGGGGACCTGCGGATAGAGGTGCACCTCCTTGATAGAGTCGTTGGGACTGAGGAAGAACTGCGGGTCGACCCCATCAAGAAACGCGAGGTTCTCCTGCTCAACGTGGGCACCGCAAGAACCATGGGGCTCGTCACGGGACTTGGAAAGGATGAAGTCGAGATGAAGCTCCAGATACCAATCTGCGCCGAGAACGGCGACAGGGTGGCCATAAGCAGGCAGGTCGGCTCAAGATGGCGCCTCATAGGCTACGGTCTCATCAGAGACTGA
- a CDS encoding geranylgeranylglycerol-phosphate geranylgeranyltransferase yields the protein MEIKAFLEITRPHNCFLAGLVGLLGSIVAAGHFPDLKISVLVFLVVTLGCSGGNTINDYFDYEIDRINRPERPLPRGAMTREAAFRYALLLFALGLGLATLVNRYAFVLALAAYTAMFLYAWKLKPMPFVGNLVVASLTGATPLYGAVAVGEIGLAGYLALCAFLVNVAREVIKDIEDVEGDLAKGARTLPIIWGKKRAAYVGVLFALLTVVSSFLPVRMGVGVGYWAMVPVDAVIIYAAWLILKSQDTGSAHRAQVLLKASIFLAVAAFLIAALV from the coding sequence ATGGAAATCAAGGCGTTCCTTGAGATAACCCGGCCGCACAACTGTTTCCTTGCGGGGTTAGTTGGTTTGCTGGGTTCAATAGTGGCGGCGGGGCACTTCCCTGACTTGAAAATCAGCGTTCTCGTATTCCTAGTCGTTACCCTCGGTTGCTCCGGGGGAAACACGATAAATGATTACTTTGACTACGAAATCGACAGGATAAACCGTCCTGAAAGACCCCTCCCCCGGGGAGCAATGACTAGGGAAGCTGCGTTCCGGTACGCGCTTCTGCTGTTCGCCCTGGGGCTTGGGCTTGCCACACTGGTGAATCGTTACGCGTTTGTATTGGCTTTAGCGGCTTATACTGCAATGTTCCTCTATGCATGGAAGCTCAAGCCAATGCCGTTCGTGGGCAACCTTGTGGTTGCAAGTCTGACCGGAGCGACGCCGCTTTACGGTGCGGTTGCCGTTGGGGAGATTGGACTGGCGGGCTACCTTGCTCTCTGTGCCTTTCTAGTCAACGTTGCCCGCGAGGTTATCAAGGACATCGAGGACGTGGAGGGTGACCTGGCTAAGGGTGCCAGGACCCTTCCGATAATCTGGGGGAAGAAACGGGCCGCGTACGTCGGCGTCTTATTTGCGCTACTAACCGTGGTCTCCTCGTTCTTGCCAGTCAGGATGGGTGTGGGCGTTGGGTACTGGGCGATGGTTCCGGTTGATGCCGTGATAATCTACGCCGCATGGCTAATACTTAAAAGCCAGGATACAGGGAGTGCTCACAGGGCCCAGGTACTGCTCAAAGCGAGCATATTCCTGGCGGTAGCGGCATTCCTAATCGCGGCGCTCGTTTAG
- a CDS encoding Lrp/AsnC family transcriptional regulator, which yields MREGSTLTSRQVRLLKKLYGEGKTIEVHTVEKTQDELAQELGITRQALSNHLKVLKELGYIRTGRGFIDLTDKALDLLGEKKGDVFVFVRIEPTKRKKVYDSVKNLNIKRIYRVTGDIDLIIEADKTKLDEILEEIASLDGVRETITHVVLEVL from the coding sequence ATGAGAGAGGGATCAACACTTACCTCACGGCAGGTCAGACTTCTGAAGAAGCTCTACGGTGAAGGAAAAACCATAGAGGTTCACACCGTTGAGAAGACCCAGGACGAACTGGCACAGGAGCTGGGAATAACGAGGCAGGCTCTGAGCAACCACCTGAAGGTGCTCAAGGAGCTCGGATACATCAGAACAGGCAGGGGATTCATAGACCTGACCGACAAGGCCCTCGACCTCTTAGGAGAGAAGAAGGGCGACGTCTTTGTCTTTGTGAGGATAGAGCCAACGAAGAGGAAGAAGGTTTACGATAGTGTCAAGAACCTTAACATAAAGAGGATTTATAGGGTCACCGGCGACATAGACCTCATAATAGAGGCGGACAAGACAAAGCTCGACGAGATACTTGAGGAGATAGCCTCACTGGATGGTGTCCGCGAGACCATCACCCACGTTGTCCTGGAGGTCCTCTGA
- a CDS encoding metal-dependent phosphohydrolase, translated as MYTEEELLREIRELMGDEELYAMYEKAFREHREYFETTNYIVLNVYQFNDHGPIHVLLTTRRALELLRIIKEAGIKTTAEKLGKPIRWSKFIVAFSALFHDLGNMIHRINHYQFSVLLAEPIIEGLAREFDGEDPLLLKALTLNSIYTHDEHVPCTTIEGSLVTIADGCDMEAGRSRLVHKKDKVDIHAVSALAIERVEIRRGDGEEPIMIEIWMKHPAGVFQVDEILTKKVKSSLLSGRVKLRIHTMGEVLEKVA; from the coding sequence ATGTACACAGAGGAGGAGCTCCTGAGGGAGATCCGGGAGTTGATGGGAGATGAAGAACTCTACGCTATGTATGAGAAGGCGTTCAGGGAGCACAGGGAGTATTTCGAAACCACGAACTACATCGTTCTGAACGTCTACCAGTTCAACGACCACGGACCGATTCACGTTCTGCTCACAACGAGACGCGCGCTTGAGCTCCTGCGGATAATAAAGGAGGCCGGCATAAAAACAACGGCCGAAAAGCTTGGAAAGCCGATACGGTGGAGCAAGTTCATCGTAGCCTTCAGCGCGCTGTTTCACGATCTCGGCAACATGATCCACAGGATAAATCACTACCAGTTCAGCGTTCTCCTGGCCGAGCCGATAATCGAGGGGCTGGCGAGGGAGTTTGATGGGGAAGATCCCCTCCTACTGAAGGCCCTGACTCTCAACTCGATATACACGCACGATGAGCACGTGCCATGCACGACGATCGAGGGGAGTCTCGTAACGATAGCGGATGGATGCGACATGGAGGCCGGAAGGAGCAGACTGGTGCACAAAAAGGACAAGGTGGACATCCACGCGGTCTCGGCCCTGGCCATCGAACGCGTCGAGATACGGAGAGGAGACGGAGAGGAGCCAATAATGATTGAAATATGGATGAAACACCCCGCGGGAGTCTTTCAGGTGGACGAAATCCTCACGAAGAAGGTCAAGAGTTCCCTCCTGAGTGGCAGGGTAAAGCTGAGGATACACACCATGGGGGAGGTACTGGAGAAGGTCGCATGA
- a CDS encoding 30S ribosomal protein S6e, which produces MATFKLVISNPENGIAKQVEISGDTAEKLLGKRIGEEIPASELGLNLTEVFGEEIPAGAKLRITGGTDKDGFAMRPDVHGPRRVKILVSKGPGFRPKERGERRKKTVRGNTISPEIVQINMKLVF; this is translated from the coding sequence ATGGCTACTTTCAAGCTTGTAATATCCAACCCAGAGAACGGCATAGCCAAGCAGGTCGAGATAAGCGGCGACACTGCTGAAAAGCTCCTCGGGAAGCGCATAGGAGAGGAAATTCCCGCGAGCGAGCTCGGACTCAACCTCACTGAGGTGTTCGGTGAGGAGATTCCCGCCGGCGCAAAGCTCAGGATAACCGGGGGTACTGACAAGGACGGCTTCGCCATGCGTCCGGATGTCCACGGTCCGAGAAGGGTCAAAATTCTCGTCTCAAAGGGACCCGGCTTCAGGCCCAAGGAGCGGGGAGAAAGGAGAAAGAAGACTGTTAGGGGCAACACCATCAGCCCCGAAATAGTTCAGATCAACATGAAGCTCGTTTTCTGA
- a CDS encoding Clp1/GlmU family protein, with product MNKATYTVDVPGDRFDVLEVIVEHEKPLKLMLVGGVDSGKTTLLTFLVNSLVERGLDVAVVDSDVGQKGILPPATISLAFPSGKVSTVSDLEPFAHYFIGTTSPAQYVGEMAIGVKKLADLAFGQADVVLVDTTGFVTGEGIDMKRLKAELLRPDFTIVLERSGEMGGLKRILSPYTRVLTLSVSDRVRPHSPEERRLIRAAKWGEYFSGAGTVDVDLREVVPTGTELFHGSPLGVEEKGLLESVFGWVVFAGWKGRGYVVVKADSGKLPRHFNRSALHAVDFEKLSNLLVGFIDESGLCLGLGILKWLNFHEMKAQVLTPLSDEDLSESVEMRFGRIRLLESGEELGLLRREEI from the coding sequence ATGAACAAAGCTACTTACACCGTTGATGTGCCCGGCGATAGGTTTGATGTACTAGAGGTCATCGTGGAACACGAAAAGCCGCTGAAGCTCATGCTGGTCGGGGGCGTCGACAGCGGGAAGACGACCCTCTTGACCTTTCTGGTCAACTCCCTAGTTGAGAGAGGACTCGATGTTGCAGTCGTAGACAGCGATGTCGGTCAGAAGGGTATCCTGCCCCCGGCCACGATCAGTCTGGCGTTTCCCTCTGGGAAGGTCTCAACAGTCAGTGATCTGGAGCCCTTTGCTCACTATTTCATAGGAACGACGTCTCCGGCCCAGTACGTTGGTGAGATGGCAATAGGGGTTAAAAAGCTCGCTGACCTGGCCTTTGGGCAGGCGGACGTCGTCTTGGTGGATACCACGGGTTTCGTGACCGGTGAGGGGATCGATATGAAACGTCTTAAGGCGGAACTCCTGAGGCCCGATTTCACCATTGTGCTGGAGCGTTCGGGCGAGATGGGGGGCCTAAAACGTATTTTATCTCCTTACACTCGGGTATTAACGCTTTCTGTGAGTGATAGGGTCCGGCCCCATTCCCCGGAAGAACGCAGGCTTATTCGGGCCGCCAAATGGGGAGAATACTTCTCCGGGGCCGGTACCGTTGATGTTGATCTCAGGGAGGTCGTGCCGACCGGCACGGAGCTTTTCCACGGTAGTCCTCTTGGTGTGGAAGAGAAGGGGCTCCTTGAATCCGTCTTCGGTTGGGTGGTTTTCGCCGGATGGAAGGGGAGGGGCTACGTCGTTGTCAAGGCCGACTCGGGAAAGCTTCCACGTCACTTCAACAGGTCTGCCCTTCACGCGGTGGACTTCGAAAAGCTCAGCAACCTGCTTGTTGGCTTTATTGATGAAAGTGGCCTCTGCCTGGGTCTTGGAATTCTGAAGTGGCTCAACTTCCATGAGATGAAGGCTCAGGTTCTCACGCCCCTCAGTGATGAGGACCTGTCTGAATCGGTTGAGATGCGCTTTGGCCGCATAAGGCTGCTGGAGAGTGGGGAGGAGCTTGGCCTTCTCAGACGGGAGGAAATCTAG
- a CDS encoding OB-fold nucleic acid binding domain-containing protein: protein MRKRLPASRIYIKDILEGYYVKSEGDFEPNYVITKDARKVYRVKLVATVVRDPVISEDETYGKLQVDDGTGTIWVLGFRDDTRFIRLVKKGDLVQIIGKVGEWRDDKQVLIEGVTQVHPNMWILHRFETLREKVEHSKKAKDAFEIYDKYGITAKAKVIAKNKGISEELLMTIDELYTLMLEQRSMEEELFEEEAATGEEKELSPELEKAKKSVMKLLKEKGKALSHKFVIKKLSQEFSEETIEEAITQLLAEGEIYEPEIGYYEPL, encoded by the coding sequence ATGAGGAAGCGCCTACCTGCCAGCAGGATTTACATAAAAGACATCCTTGAAGGGTACTACGTCAAAAGCGAGGGTGATTTCGAACCCAACTACGTGATAACAAAGGATGCCCGTAAGGTCTACCGTGTCAAGCTGGTGGCAACCGTCGTTAGGGACCCGGTTATAAGCGAAGACGAAACCTATGGAAAGCTTCAGGTTGATGATGGGACAGGAACCATCTGGGTTCTTGGATTCCGCGACGACACACGGTTTATCCGGCTCGTCAAAAAAGGCGACCTGGTTCAGATAATCGGGAAAGTCGGCGAGTGGCGCGATGACAAACAGGTGCTCATCGAAGGTGTAACCCAGGTTCACCCGAACATGTGGATACTCCACCGCTTCGAGACCCTCAGGGAGAAAGTAGAACACTCGAAAAAGGCCAAGGACGCGTTTGAAATCTATGACAAGTACGGGATAACCGCAAAGGCCAAGGTGATAGCCAAGAACAAGGGCATCAGTGAGGAGCTCCTTATGACGATAGACGAACTGTACACCCTCATGCTCGAACAGAGGAGCATGGAAGAGGAGCTCTTTGAAGAGGAGGCTGCAACAGGGGAGGAGAAAGAGTTAAGTCCCGAACTTGAAAAAGCCAAAAAATCCGTGATGAAGCTTTTAAAAGAAAAGGGGAAAGCCCTATCTCACAAGTTCGTTATCAAGAAGCTCTCGCAGGAGTTCAGTGAGGAGACAATAGAAGAGGCCATAACCCAGCTGTTGGCGGAGGGAGAGATATACGAACCGGAGATAGGCTACTACGAGCCCCTGTGA
- a CDS encoding preprotein translocase subunit Sec61beta, which yields MAREKTTLPPTGAGLMRFFDEDTKAIKVGPKGVIALTLILIAAEVLLYAFGSQIFG from the coding sequence ATGGCAAGGGAGAAGACCACACTTCCACCCACGGGCGCTGGATTGATGAGGTTCTTTGATGAGGACACAAAAGCAATAAAGGTGGGCCCAAAGGGTGTTATAGCCCTGACCCTTATATTGATCGCTGCGGAGGTTCTCCTCTACGCCTTTGGATCGCAGATATTCGGCTAA
- a CDS encoding replication protein RepA: MEEVRFRRRKPAVEREISGIKEEDTRVALIGKAFKIDKMDYTFWLDDGTGVILVESEENILPEAGQVVRVIGRVIRNDEGVHIYGEVVQDFSDADLDALEEIRGLEKKVLPKVESALMWWSE; this comes from the coding sequence ATGGAAGAGGTTCGGTTCAGGCGAAGAAAACCCGCAGTTGAGAGGGAGATATCCGGTATCAAAGAGGAGGACACCCGTGTCGCACTCATAGGCAAAGCTTTCAAGATAGACAAGATGGACTACACGTTCTGGCTTGACGATGGAACGGGAGTGATTCTCGTGGAGAGCGAGGAGAACATACTTCCCGAGGCGGGACAGGTCGTTAGGGTCATCGGAAGGGTAATCCGGAACGACGAGGGTGTCCACATCTACGGGGAGGTCGTACAGGACTTCAGCGACGCCGATCTAGACGCGCTGGAGGAGATTAGAGGGCTGGAGAAAAAGGTCCTGCCCAAAGTTGAAAGCGCGTTAATGTGGTGGTCAGAATGA
- a CDS encoding DUF434 domain-containing protein, whose protein sequence is MRVEDACTDLKYLLNRGYRKSYALRVVSDHYRLTLEERHLLARCVFPDAWIAEVQGKLLRPNELRGRSLAIDGFNVLITIESLIDGKAILCEDGLVRDLKHQGKYRVSKRTGPIIREMIKALAELDVSELLVFYGRAVPKSGIVRKLTEEALEEFHLPGKVELVKNPDFKLKEYGTVATADVGIISKVPHVFDVPRLIGEMWGIEIPSFRSVI, encoded by the coding sequence ATGAGAGTTGAGGATGCCTGTACCGACCTCAAATACCTTCTCAACCGTGGTTACAGAAAGAGCTACGCCCTCAGGGTTGTCTCCGACCACTACCGCCTAACTCTTGAAGAACGCCACCTCCTAGCCCGATGCGTCTTCCCAGACGCGTGGATCGCGGAGGTTCAAGGGAAGCTCCTGAGACCCAATGAACTCAGGGGGAGGAGCCTCGCAATCGACGGCTTCAACGTGCTCATAACCATTGAATCGCTCATCGACGGGAAGGCAATACTCTGCGAGGACGGTCTCGTGCGGGACCTGAAGCACCAGGGTAAGTACAGGGTCAGCAAACGAACTGGACCCATTATTAGGGAGATGATAAAAGCCCTTGCGGAACTAGATGTTTCAGAACTGTTGGTCTTTTACGGGAGGGCCGTTCCGAAGAGCGGCATCGTCAGAAAACTCACCGAAGAGGCCCTGGAAGAGTTCCACCTCCCTGGAAAGGTTGAGCTGGTGAAAAACCCGGATTTTAAGCTGAAGGAATACGGAACTGTTGCGACGGCGGACGTGGGGATAATCTCCAAGGTGCCCCATGTTTTCGATGTGCCCCGTCTAATTGGAGAGATGTGGGGTATTGAGATCCCCTCGTTTAGAAGTGTCATTTAA
- the engB gene encoding GTP-binding protein EngB encodes MIIFVGRSNVGKSTLIFRLTGKLVRRGKRPGVTRKPVEVNWRNRKVIDMPGFGFMSGVPKAKMERIKDDIVRFVEENAADIELAVLVIDGKAAPEIIERWEKRGEIPIDVEFYAFLRELGIPTVVAVNKIDKVRNVGERLNFLAGKFEVPYQEISEVFVPISAKFGKNLDVLRLMIEKNLGKRRVSEDLQDNVGDGLADTIQ; translated from the coding sequence ATGATAATCTTTGTGGGACGTTCGAACGTGGGTAAGAGCACCCTCATATTCAGACTCACGGGGAAGCTGGTGAGGAGGGGTAAGAGACCGGGAGTGACGAGAAAACCGGTTGAGGTCAACTGGCGCAACCGGAAGGTCATCGACATGCCCGGCTTTGGGTTTATGAGCGGTGTTCCAAAGGCGAAAATGGAGAGGATAAAGGATGATATAGTCCGTTTCGTAGAAGAGAACGCCGCGGATATAGAGCTGGCGGTTCTGGTGATCGATGGGAAGGCGGCGCCGGAGATAATAGAGCGATGGGAAAAGAGGGGGGAGATCCCAATAGATGTGGAGTTCTACGCTTTCCTCAGAGAACTTGGGATCCCAACGGTAGTCGCCGTCAATAAGATCGACAAAGTCCGCAACGTGGGGGAGAGGTTGAACTTCCTCGCTGGGAAGTTTGAGGTTCCCTACCAAGAGATATCCGAGGTCTTCGTTCCGATATCGGCGAAGTTTGGCAAGAACCTCGATGTACTCAGACTGATGATTGAGAAAAATCTGGGAAAAAGAAGGGTCTCAGAGGACCTCCAGGACAACGTGGGTGATGGTCTCGCGGACACCATCCAGTGA
- a CDS encoding PIN domain-containing protein — MAPKKREWLVLPDTNFLLVPGQFGVDILGELNRILDVRFRVIVPNVVLQELEVIERKSRGRDLMAIKMARKLAERFEVIEIGRFGERPIDDQILDFAMNNERIIVCTNDKGLKKRLRAMGIPVVYLRSKRILEFEGVLE, encoded by the coding sequence ATGGCCCCTAAAAAACGGGAGTGGCTCGTTCTGCCTGACACAAACTTCCTACTGGTACCGGGACAGTTTGGAGTGGACATTCTGGGGGAGTTGAACCGGATCCTGGACGTCAGGTTTCGCGTGATCGTCCCGAACGTCGTCCTCCAGGAGCTGGAGGTTATAGAGAGGAAGTCGCGTGGAAGGGACCTTATGGCCATAAAGATGGCTAGGAAGCTCGCGGAGAGGTTTGAAGTCATTGAAATCGGCCGTTTTGGTGAAAGACCAATAGACGACCAGATTCTTGACTTCGCGATGAACAACGAACGCATTATAGTATGCACGAACGATAAGGGGCTCAAAAAAAGGCTCCGCGCAATGGGAATACCCGTCGTCTACCTGCGCTCGAAGAGGATACTGGAATTTGAAGGCGTGCTGGAGTAG
- a CDS encoding ribonucleoside-triphosphate reductase, translating into MEFKAKILENLETEDPWTIITFRTPHGPGVTMAEMVEAVEGSGWRVTFKANWWTADIPYGLIRLDLKRDGREKILLGKWILGNGYQLIRVDNLPLEAGKEEFFRMVDSITSTLIYDPVIRTMREQY; encoded by the coding sequence GTGGAGTTCAAAGCCAAAATCCTTGAAAATCTTGAGACGGAGGATCCCTGGACCATAATCACTTTTAGGACACCTCACGGACCGGGTGTAACGATGGCCGAGATGGTCGAGGCGGTGGAGGGTTCAGGATGGCGGGTTACGTTTAAAGCCAACTGGTGGACGGCTGATATTCCTTACGGTCTTATACGTCTCGACCTGAAGCGGGACGGACGTGAGAAGATACTGCTGGGTAAATGGATACTCGGCAACGGATATCAGCTCATCAGGGTAGACAACCTTCCTTTGGAGGCCGGGAAGGAGGAGTTCTTCCGCATGGTTGATAGCATAACTTCAACGCTCATCTACGACCCTGTGATAAGGACAATGAGGGAGCAGTACTGA